A single Vigna radiata var. radiata cultivar VC1973A chromosome 8, Vradiata_ver6, whole genome shotgun sequence DNA region contains:
- the LOC106771253 gene encoding basic 7S globulin, translated as MANTTNFLHLIALFQLFFIAPSFAQQSFRPKALVVPITKHASTLQYLTQINQRTPLLPLNLVLDIGGQFLWVDCDTNYVSSTYRPARCRSAQCSLARSFSCGDCFSAPRPGCNNNTCGLIPDNTITHTATSGELAEDTISVQSTNGFNPGRNVTVSRFLFSCAPTFLLQGLATGVSGMAGLGRTKIALPSQFASAFSFHRKFAVCLSSSKGVAFFGDGPYVLLPNIDAAQLLTFTPMLVNPVSTASAFSQGEPSAEYFIGVKSIRIDEKAVPLNTTLLSINSEGVGGTKISSVNPYTELEASIFKAVTEAFVKASAARNITRVAGVAPFEVCFSSKNVVGTRLGASVPTIELVLHNQKTIWRIFGANSMVSVSDDVLCLGFVNGGEKPRTSIVIGGYQLENNLLQFDLAASRLGFTSLLFGSQTTCANFNFTSTV; from the coding sequence ATGGCTAATACTACCAACTTTCTGCATCTCATTGCTCTCTTCCAACTTTTCTTCATTGCACCCTCTTTCGCTCAACAATCTTTCAGGCCCAAAGCCCTCGTTGTCCCCATTACAAAACATGCATCAACTCTCCAATACCTAACTCAAATCAACCAAAGAACTCCTCTTCTCCCCCTAAACCTTGTGCTTGACATCGGAGGCCAATTCCTCTGGGTCGACTGCGACACCAACTATGTCTCCTCCACTTACCGCCCTGCACGCTGCCGCTCCGCCCAGTGCTCCCTCGCCAGATCCTTCTCCTGCGGGGACTGCTTTTCCGCCCCCAGACCCGGCTGCAACAACAACACGTGCGGCCTCATCCCGGACAACACCATCACCCACACCGCTACCTCCGGCGAGCTTGCTGAAGATACCATCTCCGTCCAATCCACCAACGGCTTCAACCCCGGACGAAACGTCACCGTTTCCCGCTTCCTCTTCTCCTGCGCCCCCACCTTCTTACTCCAAGGTCTCGCCACTGGAGTCTCCGGCATGGCCGGTCTCGGCAGGACGAAAATCGCTCTTCCCTCACAGTTCGCTTCCGCGTTCAGCTTCCACAGGAAATTCGCCGTCTGCCTCTCCTCCTCAAAAGGCGTCGCTTTCTTCGGCGACGGCCCTTACGTTCTACTCCCCAACATTGACGCCGCTCAGTTACTCACCTTCACCCCTATGTTAGTCAACCCCGTCAGCACCGCTTCCGCTTTCTCCCAGGGAGAACCCTCCGCCGAGTATTTCATCGGCGTGAAATCCATCAGAATCGACGAAAAAGCTGTGCCCCTTAACACGACTTTGCTATCCATAAACAGCGAAGGCGTTGGCGGAACCAAGATCAGTTCCGTTAACCCCTACACCGAGTTGGAGGCTTCGATCTTCAAAGCAGTGACGGAGGCTTTTGTAAAAGCGTCTGCTGCGAGGAACATAACGAGGGTGGCTGGAGTGGCACCGTTTGAAGTGTGTTTCAGCAGTAAGAACGTGGTGGGCACTCGGTTAGGGGCGTCAGTGCCAACCATTGAGCTTGTTCTGCACAACCAGAAGACTATTTGGAGGATTTTCGGAGCGAACTCGATGGTGAGTGTGAGCGATGACGTGCTTTGTCTCGGATTTGTGAATGGTGGTGAGAAGCCGAGGACTTCGATTGTGATTGGTGGGTATCAACTTGAGAATAATCTCTTGCAGTTCGATTTGGCCGCTTCAAGGTTGGGTTTCACTTCTTTGCTCTTTGGAAGCCAAACTACATGCGCAAACTTCAACTTTACCTCCACTGTCTAA